From Fimbriimonadaceae bacterium, the proteins below share one genomic window:
- a CDS encoding substrate-binding domain-containing protein has translation MKWMIGALAALVVIGGCGSKPEGGTPTAAGEAKPLVAFAQANSQDPWRQVFDKEIQAEAAKHGDEFAYEQQSAEDDPNKQISVIDTLLVKTPKVLLVSPVKESVQQTVEKAYDAGIPVILLDRGIPGDKYTCLIGGDNVEIGRKAGEYLVERLGGKGTVLMIQGLGGASATLERAQGAMEVFKKNPGITVIEGDDCKYQRKAARDYMDTFLQSGRAFDAVYCHNDEMAIGAYLAMEAAGTPKKIIVGVDGCQKEIVQYILDGKVDATFKYPIPGPEGIRVAASLLKGEGPPADKKIVLPTEIVTKENADAYLKANPNLF, from the coding sequence ATGAAGTGGATGATCGGTGCGCTGGCGGCGCTCGTTGTGATCGGCGGATGTGGGAGCAAGCCGGAGGGGGGCACCCCGACGGCGGCGGGCGAGGCGAAGCCTCTGGTGGCTTTCGCCCAGGCCAACAGCCAGGACCCTTGGCGGCAGGTGTTCGACAAAGAGATCCAGGCTGAGGCGGCCAAGCACGGGGACGAGTTCGCGTACGAACAGCAGTCGGCGGAAGACGACCCCAACAAGCAGATTTCGGTGATCGACACCTTGTTGGTGAAAACGCCGAAGGTGTTGCTGGTCAGCCCGGTGAAGGAGTCGGTGCAGCAAACCGTGGAGAAGGCGTACGATGCGGGCATTCCCGTCATCCTCCTCGACCGCGGGATTCCCGGCGACAAATACACGTGTCTGATCGGCGGAGATAATGTCGAGATCGGACGCAAGGCGGGCGAATATCTCGTCGAGCGGCTGGGCGGCAAGGGCACCGTGCTGATGATCCAGGGACTCGGCGGCGCCTCCGCCACCCTGGAGCGGGCGCAGGGGGCGATGGAGGTCTTCAAAAAGAACCCCGGCATCACCGTGATCGAGGGCGACGACTGCAAGTACCAACGCAAGGCCGCTCGCGACTACATGGACACGTTCTTGCAGTCCGGACGCGCGTTCGACGCCGTGTACTGCCACAACGACGAGATGGCGATCGGCGCGTACCTCGCCATGGAAGCCGCGGGCACGCCCAAGAAGATCATCGTCGGGGTCGATGGTTGTCAGAAGGAGATCGTCCAGTACATCCTCGACGGCAAGGTGGATGCGACGTTCAAGTACCCGATCCCGGGTCCCGAGGGCATTCGGGTCGCGGCGTCGTTGCTCAAGGGCGAGGGTCCTCCGGCGGACAAAAAGATCGTGCTTCCCACGGAAATCGTGACCAAGGAGAACGCGGACGCATATCTCAAGGCGAATCCGAATCTGTTCTAG
- a CDS encoding ABC transporter permease, which produces MAEVTDGGPGGWSGVARTAQRYQGVLSLVLLLVFAYAFEPLFFTPNNLRNVLNQVAIPGVLAVGMTFVILTGGIDLSAGSLLGLLNCIAATWMRDGMSLEATGAYILVLGLGVGALSGLTIGVTRMQPFVVTLAAMVSLRGIAYVYTDSKNISGIGDGLAPLQQTQAALPVPAWILITVTGLAALILARTVFGRNVYAIGGNEEASRLAGVAVTRTRMGAYAINGFCVAVAALLFTARGNNGDPAAGLGYELDAIAAAVVGGCALLGGVGNALGTFVGALFISSLTVLLILQNVNDKVAMGWKGLIILVAVYLQNLGRK; this is translated from the coding sequence ATGGCCGAGGTGACCGATGGTGGTCCGGGCGGGTGGTCGGGCGTCGCCCGGACGGCCCAGCGGTATCAGGGCGTGCTGAGCCTCGTGCTCCTCCTGGTGTTCGCGTACGCGTTCGAACCCCTGTTTTTCACCCCAAACAACTTGCGCAACGTATTGAACCAGGTCGCAATCCCGGGCGTGCTCGCGGTGGGAATGACGTTCGTGATCCTCACGGGCGGCATCGACCTGAGCGCGGGATCGTTGCTCGGCCTGCTCAACTGCATTGCGGCGACCTGGATGCGGGACGGCATGTCGCTGGAGGCGACGGGCGCGTACATTTTGGTTCTGGGACTCGGCGTTGGGGCTTTGTCCGGCTTGACCATCGGCGTCACGCGGATGCAACCGTTCGTCGTCACCCTGGCGGCCATGGTGAGTCTGCGCGGCATCGCCTACGTGTACACCGACAGCAAGAACATCTCGGGCATCGGGGACGGGTTGGCGCCGCTCCAGCAGACGCAGGCGGCCTTGCCGGTCCCCGCGTGGATTCTGATCACGGTGACGGGTTTGGCCGCCCTGATCCTCGCGAGAACGGTTTTTGGGCGAAACGTCTACGCGATTGGTGGAAACGAGGAGGCTTCCCGGCTCGCCGGGGTCGCAGTCACGCGGACGCGAATGGGCGCGTACGCGATCAATGGCTTCTGCGTGGCCGTCGCGGCGCTCCTGTTTACGGCCCGGGGCAACAACGGGGACCCGGCGGCGGGCCTGGGCTACGAGCTCGACGCGATCGCCGCCGCCGTGGTGGGCGGGTGCGCCCTGCTGGGGGGCGTGGGGAACGCGTTGGGGACGTTCGTGGGCGCTTTGTTCATCAGCTCGCTCACCGTGCTCCTGATCCTGCAGAACGTGAACGACAAGGTCGCGATGGGCTGGAAAGGCCTGATCATTCTGGTGGCGGTCTATCTCCAGAACCTCGGGCGCAAGTGA
- a CDS encoding DUF2961 domain-containing protein, whose translation MIASLFLSALALAPAPTISVKTLLPEMTDLARLAHRPSPAYTLSQASSYDRKSLEPGNDDWFANADYGQFIRTIEVGSRKEHVMADLKGPGAVVRIWSANPNGVIRFYFDGEATPRFAPRLADLLSGKTPGLGEPFGYMADRGANLYFPFPYAKSLLITVDDDGAPASRLYYHVGYRTYTEPVDVVTFTPAQIAENAAAMKRIASELEDPGTIPTPAGETVRAEWTLAPGSTEVLELPSGPRAIRTLRMRATAVASPGAAWTDPNQTHNVLRRVLLNIQADDEDCVSSPLGDFFGAAPGIQPYQSVPFSVAADGTMTSRWVMPYREDALVIATNINTVPVKVTVEATASPMPFDASTYYFRAQWGGENGSTRPHHDMTFLNASGEGVWVGSMLHVANPVPSWWGEGDEKVSVDGERFPSTFGTGTEDYYGYAWSSNKTFQRPYHAQPHSETPGNRGHSVVNRWHIFDPIPFRKSIRFDIENWHWADTTTAFLHTAYWYSAPGGSGPGSINQALLAPPEIVAPKPVEGAIEGESLVIASRSGGTTEAQEGFWETSGEKQLWWKDVAKGDTLVLRVPVPKAGRYTVVGHFCMATDYGIHTLTLNGKELGTFDFYSPTLKWEKKTLGEVELPAGEVSLEVRCAGEHAGAIPSRMFGLDYLLLVPK comes from the coding sequence ATGATCGCCTCTCTGTTCCTCTCCGCCTTGGCGCTCGCCCCCGCACCGACGATCAGCGTGAAGACCCTTCTTCCCGAAATGACCGATCTGGCGCGGCTCGCGCACCGCCCATCTCCCGCGTACACGCTGTCCCAAGCGAGCAGCTACGATCGCAAGTCCCTCGAGCCCGGGAACGACGATTGGTTTGCCAACGCCGATTACGGCCAGTTCATCCGCACGATCGAGGTCGGCAGCCGCAAGGAGCACGTCATGGCGGACCTCAAAGGTCCGGGGGCGGTGGTGCGCATCTGGTCCGCCAATCCAAATGGGGTGATCCGCTTCTACTTCGACGGCGAGGCCACCCCGCGCTTTGCGCCCCGGTTGGCCGACCTCCTTTCCGGCAAGACGCCGGGGCTGGGCGAGCCCTTCGGCTACATGGCCGATCGCGGGGCGAACCTCTACTTCCCCTTCCCGTACGCGAAGTCGCTCCTGATCACCGTCGATGACGACGGGGCACCGGCCAGCCGCCTTTACTACCACGTGGGCTATCGCACGTACACCGAGCCCGTGGACGTGGTGACCTTCACCCCCGCGCAGATCGCTGAAAACGCCGCGGCCATGAAGCGGATCGCTTCCGAGTTGGAGGACCCCGGCACGATCCCAACACCGGCGGGAGAGACCGTCCGCGCCGAGTGGACGCTCGCTCCGGGGTCGACCGAGGTGCTGGAACTCCCCTCGGGACCGCGCGCCATCCGCACGCTGCGCATGCGCGCAACCGCGGTGGCCAGCCCGGGCGCGGCCTGGACCGACCCGAACCAGACGCACAACGTCCTGCGGCGCGTCCTGCTGAACATCCAGGCGGACGACGAAGATTGCGTCAGCTCGCCCCTCGGGGACTTCTTCGGCGCGGCGCCCGGCATCCAGCCCTACCAATCCGTTCCCTTCTCTGTTGCCGCGGACGGAACGATGACCAGCCGTTGGGTGATGCCCTACCGCGAGGACGCGCTCGTCATCGCCACGAACATCAACACGGTCCCCGTGAAAGTGACCGTCGAGGCCACCGCCTCGCCCATGCCTTTCGATGCGAGCACCTACTACTTCCGCGCACAGTGGGGCGGTGAAAACGGCTCCACGCGTCCCCACCACGACATGACGTTCCTCAATGCCTCGGGCGAAGGGGTCTGGGTGGGCTCGATGCTGCACGTGGCGAACCCGGTGCCCAGTTGGTGGGGCGAAGGTGACGAGAAAGTGTCGGTCGATGGCGAAAGATTCCCCAGCACCTTCGGCACGGGAACAGAGGATTACTACGGCTACGCGTGGAGCTCGAACAAGACGTTCCAACGGCCCTACCACGCCCAACCGCACAGCGAGACGCCGGGCAATCGCGGACACAGCGTGGTGAACCGATGGCACATCTTCGATCCCATTCCCTTCCGGAAGTCGATCCGGTTCGACATCGAGAACTGGCACTGGGCCGACACCACGACCGCGTTCCTCCACACGGCGTACTGGTACTCGGCGCCTGGCGGAAGCGGACCGGGGAGCATCAACCAAGCCCTTCTGGCCCCGCCGGAGATCGTCGCTCCCAAGCCGGTCGAAGGCGCCATCGAAGGCGAGAGCCTCGTGATCGCGAGCCGATCGGGGGGCACGACCGAAGCCCAAGAGGGATTCTGGGAGACCTCCGGCGAGAAGCAGCTTTGGTGGAAGGACGTGGCCAAAGGGGACACTCTGGTGCTCCGGGTCCCCGTGCCCAAGGCCGGACGCTACACGGTGGTGGGCCACTTCTGCATGGCGACGGATTACGGCATCCACACGCTCACGCTGAACGGAAAGGAGCTGGGCACGTTCGACTTCTATTCGCCCACCCTGAAGTGGGAGAAGAAGACGCTCGGCGAAGTCGAGCTTCCCGCCGGCGAGGTGTCGCTCGAGGTTCGGTGTGCGGGGGAACATGCGGGGGCGATTCCGTCTCGCATGTTCGGCCTGGACTACCTCCTGCTCGTCCCGAAGTAG
- a CDS encoding TetR/AcrR family transcriptional regulator encodes MGGKERLLEAARGLFGTSSYVSVGVAQILDAAGVQAPTLYHHFGDKEGLYVAWARDAMERLGQRSAPFRDAPLPLRERFEGFAACLLSDPGFDLLLALREAPQLARPASGETILGAYLSHVYEPLCSLLVQAVETGQVRRDPIGRMADVFLMGTFALSTQYGRADLGPREAAQWWTDRFLVAMRP; translated from the coding sequence ATGGGTGGCAAAGAGAGACTGCTTGAGGCGGCGCGCGGCTTGTTCGGCACGTCGTCGTACGTCTCCGTAGGCGTCGCCCAGATCCTCGACGCCGCAGGCGTTCAGGCGCCGACGCTTTACCACCACTTCGGCGACAAGGAGGGCCTTTACGTCGCGTGGGCTCGGGACGCGATGGAACGGCTCGGGCAGCGCTCGGCGCCGTTCCGCGACGCGCCTCTCCCGCTTCGGGAGCGCTTCGAGGGGTTCGCGGCCTGCCTCCTGTCGGACCCGGGTTTCGACTTGCTGCTGGCGCTGCGGGAGGCGCCCCAACTCGCGCGGCCCGCAAGCGGGGAAACGATTCTCGGCGCCTATCTCTCCCACGTGTACGAGCCCCTGTGCTCGCTGCTGGTCCAGGCCGTCGAGACCGGGCAGGTTCGGAGGGACCCCATCGGCCGAATGGCCGACGTGTTCCTCATGGGCACCTTCGCGCTTTCCACCCAATACGGCCGCGCGGATCTCGGCCCGCGGGAGGCCGCCCAGTGGTGGACCGATCGGTTCCTCGTCGCGATGCGTCCTTAG
- a CDS encoding ferredoxin family protein, with translation MKDKSCMTVCPVDCIYEADDMVYIHPDECIDCGLCEPECPVTAIFVDTDVPKDWKDYIQKNAVEAARISGG, from the coding sequence GTGAAAGACAAATCGTGCATGACGGTGTGCCCCGTGGACTGCATCTACGAGGCGGACGACATGGTCTACATCCATCCGGACGAGTGCATCGACTGCGGTCTTTGCGAGCCTGAATGCCCGGTCACGGCGATCTTTGTGGACACCGACGTTCCCAAGGACTGGAAGGATTACATCCAGAAGAACGCCGTCGAGGCCGCCAGGATCAGCGGCGGCTGA
- a CDS encoding PilZ domain-containing protein codes for MATQEAIFINTRVRLQRLADAKFFSGWVKDFTRTDLVVKLGGPTQVKLGETFMVQVHGHSSTALFRAVLRAVGPKELTFVIPEPVRFLTASEQVRVTVEDVTATITGGGKALEATVVDLSVGGAGLVAAREIKKGEHVRVIFTTPLGNVECDAEVRYCKMESIEDGTYRIGVQLEELGRIERARWNRLVEQDAA; via the coding sequence ATGGCGACCCAAGAAGCAATCTTCATCAATACGCGCGTGCGTTTGCAGCGCTTGGCGGACGCCAAGTTCTTCTCGGGCTGGGTCAAGGATTTCACACGGACCGATCTGGTGGTCAAGCTTGGTGGGCCGACGCAGGTGAAGCTGGGCGAGACGTTCATGGTCCAGGTGCACGGGCACTCGTCGACCGCACTGTTTCGTGCCGTGCTCCGTGCGGTCGGCCCCAAAGAGCTGACCTTTGTGATTCCCGAGCCGGTGCGGTTTCTGACGGCGAGCGAACAGGTTCGGGTCACCGTCGAAGACGTCACAGCGACGATCACGGGCGGCGGAAAGGCCCTCGAGGCCACGGTCGTCGATCTGAGCGTGGGCGGGGCCGGCCTCGTGGCCGCCCGCGAGATCAAAAAGGGCGAACACGTGCGCGTGATCTTCACCACGCCGCTTGGCAACGTCGAGTGCGACGCCGAGGTTCGCTACTGCAAGATGGAGTCGATCGAGGACGGCACGTACCGAATCGGCGTGCAGCTCGAGGAGCTTGGGCGCATCGAGCGCGCTCGTTGGAATCGGCTCGTCGAACAGGATGCGGCGTGA
- a CDS encoding MarR family transcriptional regulator: MSESSNISSDPILAAQDQFILEWGRMSSSWGINRTMAQIHGLLFITGQAMSADEIVERLHISRGNASMNLRDLMDWGIVRRFRRPGERRDTYVSESDPWQMFARVARERKRRELDPTAGAIRECIAALPQDGEAPQAVLMRSRLQALLEIFEIIDAVYQQALASDGALLQARELFRKDENDRR, encoded by the coding sequence GTGAGCGAAAGTTCAAACATTTCATCAGATCCGATTCTTGCGGCTCAGGACCAGTTCATCCTCGAGTGGGGCCGCATGAGTTCCAGTTGGGGCATCAACCGAACGATGGCTCAGATCCACGGGCTGCTCTTCATCACGGGACAGGCGATGAGCGCGGACGAGATCGTGGAGCGGTTGCACATCAGCCGGGGCAATGCGAGCATGAACCTGCGCGATCTGATGGACTGGGGCATCGTCCGGCGGTTTCGACGTCCGGGCGAACGCCGAGACACCTACGTCAGCGAATCCGATCCTTGGCAGATGTTCGCCCGAGTCGCGCGCGAGCGGAAACGCCGGGAGCTCGATCCCACCGCCGGCGCGATCCGGGAGTGCATCGCGGCGCTTCCCCAAGACGGGGAGGCGCCGCAGGCGGTCCTCATGCGCTCCCGACTCCAAGCATTGCTTGAGATCTTCGAGATCATCGATGCGGTCTACCAGCAGGCCCTGGCTTCGGACGGCGCCCTCCTTCAGGCGCGCGAGTTGTTCCGCAAAGACGAGAACGACCGCCGGTAG
- the lon gene encoding endopeptidase La, whose amino-acid sequence MPKLDRSDATPAPPRRRLIPVLAVRDTVHFPNLINTVHVARESSLRAVRRALETDRRVLVLSQRDMSVEDPSASDLCRIGTLSETLQALPMPDATLRAVLRGTGRVEVRHLVKRGSIFYAEAIPVSTVPAHGVEADALMRECLDSLEAVIRLGDEVPPEALPAVAHLDDAGALADAIAHHLPLKPLVKQGLLEEVDDHRRLDEVLRCLRREMQVLEMRADIKHRVDREVADVQREYYLREQLRVIQTELDERGARVSDAELLRERIASCGISGSSLDKALAEVDRLDRTPPSSPEAVVLRNYLEWIAELPWSRLSEDRLDVKAAASLLDQQHYGLQNVKGRILDFLAVRQLNQTLRGPILCFVGPPGVGKTSLGRSIAEAMDRSFHRLSLGGVRDEAEIRGHRRTYVGARPGCLAQAMRTCGTRNPVLVLDEIDKMGHDLRGDPTSALLEALDPEQNARFVDHYLELPLDLSAVLFIATANVLEEIPAPLLDRMEIIRFPSYTSEEKVHIATRFLIPRAIRENGLLKFNLDLHPDVPALLVDEYTREAGVRSLERVVDELCRKVARQAAGSRKRTFRIGMPEVSKLLGIPRYPRDSSGLRDRVGAATGLVVTEAGGDVVQIEASVLEPLGPSPVLHLTGNLGNVMKESAQAAMTYIRATQPDWAPGRTLRHDVHIHVPAAATPKDGPSAGLTIGVALASALSGAAVRGDVAMTGELTLRGNVLAVGGVRDKVLAAHRAGITTVILPEENRIDLGEIPESIQKAVRLQFVETMDQALAIALRPTGTTHTSRRGSAVPTSARGQASRSGRSFPAPGSR is encoded by the coding sequence ATGCCCAAACTGGACCGCTCCGATGCCACGCCGGCACCTCCCCGCCGCCGCCTCATCCCCGTGCTGGCGGTGCGCGACACGGTGCACTTCCCCAACCTCATCAACACGGTCCACGTGGCGCGCGAGTCATCGCTGAGGGCTGTCCGGCGGGCTCTGGAGACGGATCGGCGCGTCCTCGTGTTGAGTCAGCGAGACATGTCGGTGGAGGACCCCTCCGCCTCGGATCTCTGTCGGATCGGCACGCTCAGCGAGACGCTCCAAGCGCTTCCGATGCCGGACGCCACGTTACGGGCGGTCCTCCGCGGCACGGGTCGCGTCGAAGTGCGCCACCTGGTCAAACGCGGATCGATCTTCTATGCCGAGGCGATTCCGGTGAGCACGGTACCCGCTCACGGGGTGGAAGCCGACGCACTCATGCGTGAGTGCCTCGACTCCCTCGAGGCGGTCATCCGCCTAGGCGACGAGGTGCCTCCCGAAGCCCTTCCCGCCGTGGCCCACCTCGACGATGCGGGAGCCCTCGCCGACGCGATCGCGCACCATCTGCCCCTCAAACCGCTCGTCAAGCAGGGCCTCTTGGAGGAGGTGGACGATCATCGGCGCCTCGACGAGGTGCTTCGGTGCCTTCGCCGAGAGATGCAGGTGCTCGAGATGCGGGCGGACATCAAGCACCGGGTGGACAGGGAGGTCGCCGACGTCCAGCGCGAGTACTACCTGCGCGAGCAGCTTCGCGTGATCCAGACCGAACTCGACGAGCGCGGCGCGCGCGTCAGCGACGCCGAGCTTCTTCGCGAGCGCATCGCCTCGTGCGGGATCTCCGGCTCCTCCCTCGACAAGGCCCTTGCCGAGGTCGACCGACTGGATCGAACCCCTCCGTCGTCCCCCGAAGCCGTGGTGCTGCGCAACTACCTCGAGTGGATCGCGGAACTGCCCTGGTCGCGGCTCAGCGAAGATCGCCTGGACGTCAAGGCCGCGGCCTCCCTTCTCGACCAACAGCACTACGGCTTGCAGAACGTCAAGGGGCGGATCTTGGACTTCCTCGCCGTTCGCCAGCTCAACCAAACCCTGCGCGGGCCGATTCTCTGCTTCGTGGGTCCCCCGGGCGTGGGAAAGACGAGCCTCGGACGGTCGATCGCCGAGGCGATGGACCGCTCGTTCCATCGGCTGTCCCTCGGAGGCGTCCGAGACGAGGCGGAGATCCGAGGCCACCGCCGGACCTACGTCGGCGCCCGGCCGGGATGTTTGGCTCAGGCGATGCGGACGTGCGGAACGCGCAACCCGGTCCTCGTGCTGGACGAGATCGACAAGATGGGACACGACCTTCGCGGAGACCCGACCAGCGCCTTGCTCGAAGCGCTCGATCCCGAACAGAACGCCCGCTTCGTCGACCACTATCTGGAGCTTCCCCTCGATCTCAGCGCCGTGCTGTTCATCGCCACGGCCAATGTGCTGGAGGAGATCCCCGCCCCGCTGCTCGACCGGATGGAGATCATCCGGTTCCCTAGCTACACGAGCGAGGAGAAGGTTCACATCGCCACCCGTTTCCTCATCCCTCGCGCGATCCGCGAGAACGGGCTGCTCAAATTCAACCTGGACCTGCATCCGGACGTTCCGGCGCTGCTCGTCGACGAGTACACGCGGGAGGCCGGGGTTCGCTCGCTCGAACGGGTCGTCGACGAGCTCTGCAGGAAGGTCGCGCGACAAGCCGCAGGCTCGCGGAAACGCACGTTCCGCATCGGCATGCCGGAGGTTTCGAAGCTGCTGGGAATTCCCCGCTACCCGCGCGATTCAAGCGGCCTGCGAGACCGGGTCGGCGCAGCCACGGGGCTGGTGGTGACCGAAGCGGGAGGAGACGTCGTCCAGATCGAGGCCAGCGTCCTCGAGCCGCTCGGCCCCTCGCCGGTACTGCACCTCACGGGCAACCTGGGCAACGTGATGAAGGAGTCCGCCCAAGCGGCCATGACGTACATTCGCGCCACGCAGCCCGATTGGGCGCCGGGCCGCACGTTGCGCCACGACGTCCACATCCACGTTCCGGCGGCGGCGACCCCGAAGGACGGGCCGAGCGCGGGCCTGACCATCGGCGTCGCCCTTGCCTCCGCGCTGTCCGGCGCGGCGGTGCGCGGGGACGTCGCCATGACGGGCGAACTGACTTTGCGGGGGAACGTCCTGGCGGTCGGCGGTGTCCGCGACAAGGTACTCGCCGCCCACCGCGCGGGAATCACCACCGTCATCCTGCCCGAAGAGAACAGAATCGATCTGGGCGAGATTCCCGAGAGCATCCAAAAGGCCGTGCGGCTCCAGTTTGTGGAGACGATGGACCAGGCGCTTGCCATCGCCCTGCGTCCCACCGGGACAACCCACACTAGTCGGCGAGGTTCCGCAGTTCCAACATCCGCTCGAGGGCAAGCGTCGCGAAGCGGGCGGTCTTTTCCGGCACCTGGATCTCGTTGA
- the nadA gene encoding quinolinate synthase NadA, whose product MYQEPLPQEYASLDEGQARARIAAAKAKLGSRLVMLGHHYQRDEIIEHCDYRGDSYKLAQNASAHPEAEFIVFCGVHFMAESADMLAAPNQRVILPNLAAGCSMADMANHFQVRNCWNALVKELDARAPDAAGAGPRVVPVTYINSAANLKAFVGERGGTVCTSTNAPVAVKWALTRGEKILFFPDQHLGRNTGVKLGYDPDRDMVVWDPFKPLGGNTVDDLRRATFLLWKGHCSVHGRFTVEQVRQARAEHPDVKVLVHPECTLEVVRESDLDGSTEFIIKTVEAAESGSTWAIGTEINLVSRLAKEHPDKTIFCLDPQICPCSTMYRIHPSFLCWVLENLVEGVVLNEIQVPEKTARFATLALERMLELRNLAD is encoded by the coding sequence ATGTATCAAGAACCGCTTCCGCAGGAGTACGCCTCGCTCGACGAGGGGCAGGCTCGCGCGCGCATCGCCGCGGCGAAGGCCAAACTCGGTTCCCGCCTCGTGATGCTGGGACACCACTACCAGCGCGACGAGATCATCGAGCACTGCGACTACCGCGGCGATTCGTACAAGCTCGCCCAGAACGCGTCCGCGCACCCGGAGGCGGAGTTCATCGTCTTCTGCGGGGTCCACTTCATGGCCGAGAGCGCCGACATGTTGGCGGCCCCCAACCAGCGCGTGATCCTCCCCAACCTCGCCGCGGGCTGCTCGATGGCTGATATGGCCAACCACTTCCAGGTGCGCAACTGCTGGAACGCGCTGGTGAAGGAGTTGGACGCCCGCGCGCCGGATGCCGCGGGGGCTGGGCCGCGCGTGGTGCCGGTCACGTACATCAACTCCGCGGCCAACCTCAAAGCGTTCGTCGGCGAGCGCGGAGGAACGGTCTGCACCTCGACCAACGCCCCGGTGGCGGTGAAGTGGGCCCTGACACGCGGCGAGAAGATCCTCTTCTTTCCCGACCAGCATCTCGGACGGAACACAGGCGTCAAGCTCGGCTACGATCCCGACCGGGACATGGTGGTGTGGGATCCCTTCAAGCCCCTGGGTGGCAACACCGTGGACGACCTGCGCCGAGCCACGTTCCTGCTCTGGAAGGGGCACTGCAGCGTGCACGGTCGGTTCACGGTCGAGCAGGTGCGGCAGGCGCGAGCCGAGCACCCGGACGTGAAGGTGCTGGTCCATCCCGAGTGCACGTTGGAAGTGGTGCGGGAATCCGATCTCGACGGTTCGACGGAGTTCATCATCAAGACGGTGGAGGCGGCGGAGTCGGGGAGCACCTGGGCGATCGGGACCGAGATCAACCTGGTCAGCCGCTTGGCCAAAGAGCACCCCGACAAGACGATCTTCTGCCTGGACCCGCAAATCTGCCCCTGTTCGACCATGTACCGAATCCACCCCAGCTTTCTGTGCTGGGTGCTCGAGAACCTCGTCGAAGGGGTGGTGCTCAACGAGATCCAGGTGCCGGAAAAGACCGCCCGCTTCGCGACGCTTGCCCTCGAGCGGATGTTGGAACTGCGGAACCTCGCCGACTAG